A DNA window from Thermodesulfatator atlanticus DSM 21156 contains the following coding sequences:
- a CDS encoding Fur family transcriptional regulator, with amino-acid sequence MIQKHQKEDYLPQLELFREYIRRKGLRFTPERETIVKEIFSLDSHFDVDELYLRLRNKGKKLSKASIYRTIPLLIDCGLIQEVYHEDGHMHYEPATQYPHGHVRCLECRKIEEFEDERIQQIEQEVKEKLGYRITGLRFELLGYCPDCLKKAHA; translated from the coding sequence ATGATTCAAAAACATCAAAAAGAAGACTATTTACCGCAGCTTGAATTGTTTAGGGAATATATTCGGCGCAAAGGGCTTCGGTTTACCCCTGAAAGGGAAACTATTGTCAAAGAAATCTTCTCCCTTGATTCCCATTTCGATGTAGATGAGCTTTATCTTCGCCTGCGCAATAAAGGGAAAAAGCTCTCAAAGGCTTCGATTTACCGCACTATTCCTCTTTTGATCGATTGTGGGCTTATCCAAGAGGTTTATCACGAAGACGGACACATGCATTATGAGCCAGCCACCCAGTATCCCCACGGGCATGTGCGTTGTTTAGAGTGCCGTAAGATTGAAGAATTCGAAGACGAACGCATCCAACAGATTGAACAAGAAGTAAAAGAAAAGTTGGGCTATCGCATCACAGGTTTGCGTTTTGAGCTACTGGGGTATTGTCCAGACTGCCTAAAAAAA